A genomic segment from Polyangium mundeleinium encodes:
- the rpoC gene encoding DNA-directed RNA polymerase subunit beta' has translation MRDIFSFFEKPKDPLSFSAIRISLASPEKIREWSHGEVKKPETINYRTFKPERDGLFCAKIFGPVKDYECNCGKYKRMKHRGIVCEKCGVEVIQSKVRRERLGHISLATPVAHIWFLKSLPSRIGNMLDITLKDLEKVLYCEAYIVIDPKETGLQRGDLLSEERYLQIIDEYGDDKIAAGMGGEAVLEMLKQVDVHALAELLREEMRKATSEAKRKKLAKRLKVVEAFRESGNRPEWMMLTVIPVLPPDLRPLVPLDGGRFATSDLNDLYRRVINRNNRLKRLLELNAPEIIIRNERRMLQEAVDALFDNGRRGKTITGPNKRPLKSLSDMLKGKQGRFRQNLLGKRVDYSGRSVIVVGPTLRLHQCGLPKKMALELFKPFIYNKLEERGYVNTIKSAKKMVEKERPEVWDILEEVISEHPVLLNRAPTLHRLGIQAFEPVLIEGKAIQLHPLVCAAFNADFDGDQMAVHVPLSIEAQMEARVLMMSTNNILSPANGKPIINPTQDIVLGLYYATRERKFAKGSFREGSLRFGADGQGAEGSTAEGYLRGVYASPEEVRMAFDAGEVVLHAGIRVRVPHIDEDGNPVRNEHGQIKRRIVQTTVGRVLISEVLPKGVSFDYANKTLDKKALSALIDVCYRVHRNKETVLLADRLRTLGFDHAMRAGISICMDHMVIPPAKKDLLEEAQREVERVVEQYQEGLITDGERYNKIVDIWAGVADAVTAKMMDGIGKERVTDPETGKESIEPSFNPIYIMADSGARGSTQQIRQLAAMRGLMAKPSGEIIETPITANFREGLTVLQYFISTHGARKGLADTALKTANSGYLTRRLVDVAQDAVISEYDCATIDGIRVTKLEEAGEVIQPLGDRILGRVVLEDVIDPLTGEVLITANTELDEASVKRIEDAGIEEVVIRSVLTCQTRRGVCALCYGRDLARGYRVNIGEAVGIIAAQSIGEPGTQLTMRTFHIGGTAARGKIEASYLEARTEGTVRLRRANVQRKKDGTMVVMNRHGELVVVDETGREREHHRLVYGANMKVADGQRVKPGELLAEWDQFATPILTEVSGIVKYGDLVEGVSVQERVDEVTGLSRKVVIESKAADLRPRISLKDPNSNATLKLPNSELEARYLLPVGAHIVAQQDDMIEAGDIIAKIPRDTTKVQDITGGLPRVAELFEARKPKDHAIITEIDGEVSFGKDTKGKRKVIITPFGADGHPLPDQAREYLIPKGKHIQVQPGDRVRAGDPLQDGPPNPHDILRVKGEKELAAWLVNEIQQVYRLQGVGINDKHIEVIVRQMLRRVRVKDVGDTNFLVDEQVEKHLFERENERVLERGGRPAIAEPLLLGITKASLSTESFISASSFQETTKVLTEAAISGKVDDLRGLKENVIMGRLIPAGTGLPAYKRLQVIVEGEQPVRERAPAAEPPAPAMAPPRPRPEETLTAVNEE, from the coding sequence CTTCAGCTTCTTCGAGAAGCCCAAAGATCCGCTTTCGTTCAGCGCCATTCGGATCTCGCTCGCGAGCCCGGAGAAGATCCGGGAGTGGTCGCACGGCGAGGTGAAGAAGCCGGAGACCATCAACTACCGCACGTTCAAGCCGGAGCGGGATGGTCTCTTCTGCGCGAAGATCTTCGGGCCTGTGAAGGACTACGAGTGCAACTGCGGCAAGTACAAGCGCATGAAGCACCGTGGGATCGTGTGCGAGAAGTGCGGCGTCGAGGTCATCCAGTCGAAGGTTCGACGTGAGCGCCTCGGGCACATCTCGCTCGCGACGCCGGTCGCGCACATCTGGTTCCTGAAGAGCCTGCCGTCGCGCATCGGCAACATGCTCGACATCACGCTGAAGGATCTGGAGAAGGTCCTTTATTGCGAGGCGTACATCGTCATCGACCCGAAGGAGACGGGTCTGCAGCGCGGCGACCTCCTCAGCGAGGAGCGCTACCTGCAGATCATCGACGAGTACGGCGACGACAAGATCGCGGCGGGCATGGGCGGCGAGGCCGTGCTCGAGATGCTCAAGCAGGTCGACGTGCACGCGCTCGCCGAGCTGCTCCGCGAGGAGATGCGCAAGGCGACGAGCGAGGCGAAGCGCAAGAAGCTCGCGAAGCGCCTGAAGGTCGTCGAGGCGTTCCGGGAGAGCGGCAACCGGCCCGAGTGGATGATGCTCACGGTCATCCCCGTGCTGCCGCCCGACCTGCGTCCGCTCGTCCCGCTGGACGGTGGTCGGTTCGCGACGAGCGATCTGAACGACCTCTACCGACGCGTCATCAACCGCAACAACCGCCTGAAGCGGCTGCTCGAGCTCAACGCGCCCGAGATCATCATCCGCAACGAGCGGCGCATGCTCCAGGAGGCGGTCGACGCGCTCTTCGACAACGGCCGCCGCGGCAAGACGATCACGGGCCCGAACAAGCGGCCGCTGAAGAGCCTCAGCGACATGCTGAAGGGCAAGCAGGGTCGCTTCCGTCAGAACCTGCTCGGCAAGCGCGTCGACTACTCGGGTCGCTCGGTCATCGTCGTCGGCCCGACGCTGCGCCTGCACCAGTGCGGTCTGCCGAAGAAGATGGCGCTCGAGCTCTTCAAGCCGTTCATCTACAACAAGCTGGAAGAGCGCGGGTACGTCAACACCATCAAGAGCGCGAAGAAGATGGTGGAGAAGGAGCGTCCCGAGGTTTGGGACATCCTCGAAGAGGTCATCAGCGAGCATCCGGTGCTCCTGAACCGCGCGCCGACGCTCCACCGCCTGGGCATCCAGGCGTTCGAGCCGGTGCTCATCGAGGGCAAGGCGATCCAGCTCCACCCGCTCGTTTGCGCGGCGTTCAACGCCGACTTCGACGGCGACCAGATGGCGGTGCACGTGCCGCTCTCGATCGAGGCGCAGATGGAGGCGCGCGTGCTCATGATGAGCACGAACAACATCCTCTCGCCCGCGAACGGCAAGCCCATCATCAACCCGACGCAGGACATCGTGCTCGGGCTCTACTACGCCACGCGCGAGCGCAAGTTCGCGAAGGGCAGCTTCCGCGAGGGCAGCCTGCGCTTCGGCGCGGACGGCCAGGGCGCGGAGGGCTCGACGGCCGAGGGGTATCTGCGCGGCGTCTACGCCTCTCCCGAAGAGGTGCGCATGGCGTTCGACGCGGGCGAGGTCGTGCTGCACGCGGGCATCCGCGTGCGCGTGCCGCACATCGACGAGGACGGGAACCCCGTCCGCAACGAGCACGGCCAGATCAAGCGCCGCATCGTGCAGACGACCGTGGGCCGGGTCCTCATCTCCGAGGTCCTGCCGAAGGGCGTGAGCTTCGACTACGCGAACAAGACGCTCGACAAGAAGGCGCTCTCGGCCCTCATCGACGTCTGCTACCGCGTCCACCGCAACAAGGAGACCGTCCTCCTGGCGGACCGGCTCCGCACGCTTGGCTTCGACCACGCGATGCGCGCCGGTATCTCGATCTGCATGGATCACATGGTGATCCCGCCGGCGAAGAAGGACCTCCTCGAGGAGGCGCAGCGCGAGGTCGAGCGCGTCGTCGAACAGTACCAGGAAGGTCTGATCACGGACGGCGAGCGCTACAACAAGATCGTCGACATCTGGGCCGGCGTGGCGGACGCCGTCACGGCCAAGATGATGGATGGGATCGGCAAGGAGCGCGTCACCGATCCGGAGACGGGCAAGGAGAGCATCGAGCCGAGCTTCAACCCGATCTACATCATGGCGGACTCGGGCGCGCGCGGCTCGACCCAGCAGATCCGCCAGCTCGCCGCGATGCGTGGCCTCATGGCCAAGCCCTCGGGCGAGATCATCGAGACGCCCATCACGGCGAACTTCCGTGAAGGCCTCACCGTGCTGCAGTACTTCATCTCGACGCACGGCGCGCGTAAGGGCCTCGCGGATACGGCGCTCAAGACGGCGAACTCGGGTTACCTCACCCGGCGTCTCGTCGACGTCGCGCAGGACGCGGTCATCTCCGAGTACGATTGCGCCACGATCGACGGCATCCGCGTGACGAAGCTCGAGGAGGCCGGCGAGGTGATCCAGCCTCTCGGCGACCGCATCCTCGGCCGCGTCGTGCTCGAGGACGTGATCGACCCGCTCACGGGCGAGGTCCTCATCACGGCCAACACCGAGCTCGACGAGGCTTCCGTCAAGCGGATCGAGGACGCGGGCATCGAGGAGGTCGTGATCCGCTCGGTGCTCACCTGCCAGACGCGGCGGGGCGTTTGCGCGCTCTGCTACGGCCGCGACCTTGCGCGTGGCTACCGCGTCAACATCGGCGAGGCGGTCGGCATCATCGCCGCCCAGTCGATCGGTGAGCCCGGCACGCAGCTCACGATGCGCACGTTCCACATCGGTGGTACGGCGGCCCGCGGCAAGATCGAGGCGAGCTACCTCGAAGCCCGGACCGAGGGCACCGTGCGCCTGCGTCGCGCGAATGTGCAGCGCAAGAAGGACGGCACCATGGTGGTCATGAACCGCCATGGCGAGCTCGTCGTCGTCGACGAGACGGGCCGCGAGCGCGAGCATCACCGCCTGGTCTACGGCGCCAACATGAAGGTCGCCGACGGCCAGCGCGTGAAGCCGGGCGAGCTGCTCGCCGAGTGGGACCAGTTCGCGACGCCGATCCTCACCGAGGTCTCCGGCATCGTGAAGTACGGCGACCTCGTCGAGGGCGTCAGCGTCCAGGAGCGTGTCGACGAGGTCACGGGCCTGTCGCGCAAGGTCGTCATCGAGTCCAAGGCGGCGGACCTCCGCCCGCGGATCTCGCTGAAGGACCCGAACTCGAACGCCACCTTGAAGCTCCCGAACAGCGAGCTCGAGGCGCGTTACCTCCTGCCGGTCGGCGCGCACATCGTCGCCCAGCAGGACGACATGATCGAGGCCGGTGACATCATCGCCAAGATCCCGCGCGACACGACGAAGGTGCAGGACATCACCGGTGGTCTGCCCCGCGTCGCCGAGCTCTTCGAGGCCCGCAAGCCGAAGGATCACGCCATCATCACCGAGATCGATGGCGAGGTCTCCTTCGGCAAGGACACGAAGGGCAAGCGCAAGGTGATCATCACGCCGTTTGGCGCGGACGGGCACCCGCTCCCGGATCAGGCGCGCGAGTACCTGATCCCCAAGGGCAAGCACATCCAGGTGCAGCCGGGCGATCGCGTGCGCGCGGGCGACCCGCTCCAGGACGGCCCGCCGAACCCGCACGACATCTTGCGCGTGAAGGGCGAGAAGGAGCTCGCGGCCTGGCTCGTGAACGAGATCCAGCAGGTCTACCGCCTGCAGGGTGTCGGTATCAACGACAAGCACATCGAGGTCATCGTGCGGCAGATGCTCCGGCGCGTTCGCGTCAAGGACGTCGGCGACACGAACTTCCTCGTGGACGAGCAGGTCGAGAAGCACCTGTTCGAGCGCGAGAACGAGCGGGTGCTCGAGCGTGGCGGACGTCCCGCCATCGCCGAGCCGCTGCTCCTCGGCATCACCAAGGCGAGCCTCTCGACCGAGTCGTTCATCAGCGCCTCGTCGTTCCAGGAGACGACCAAGGTGCTCACCGAGGCGGCGATCAGCGGCAAGGTGGACGATCTCCGCGGCCTCAAGGAGAACGTCATCATGGGCCGCCTGATCCCGGCCGGGACGGGCCTGCCCGCCTACAAGCGGCTCCAGGTCATCGTCGAGGGCGAGCAGCCGGTGCGTGAGCGCGCGCCGGCGGCCGAGCCCCCGGCGCCGGCCATGGCGCCGCCGCGTCCTCGCCCCGAGGAGACGCTCACGGCCGTCAACGAGGAGTGA
- a CDS encoding DUF4388 domain-containing protein translates to MSVHGTNQRVADRLLSEGRIGAEEHRRAVEHASRQRGRIEDSLVELDIMPEGDLLKYVATLHNTRFVSTEKLAKAAIEPRVLGRVLPKTAKMHGVFPVLLDEAKSVLSVVTADPDNDAAIHEVKLAAGVREVRALVARPAAVRAAIARHYFKDPSAFEALLRPVTTNVTTGDFIDIDLGPAPARPATGPIPTPAASPRNTAVQAPPPPRGPMPTSPSATGQTSPSGAREQTQPSPNAGSTQPSANGGHAPNAANAQTSPTGGHPPPPQARSLTATTPSPTPPPPPVPVLTPIETHEYIETLNVLVSLLEANRQDLRGHSAVVARLCRRTCERIGLAPAHVAAFVVAAYLHDLGKMGAYHLTALNVAEYEGHRVAGLKAVALPAQLMGSVGLPAETVAALQAMYERYDGRGLPHGLAGKEIPLGARILAVADTYADLTQNPRNPFRKILRPAEACDVLAGYRGTVFDPNIVDLFRHEVTGDDMRARLLSERYTVLVIDPDPEETTVLELRLIEQGFEVRVARTVAQAWRELEGGEIAAVVSEIDLEEPEMGLALRADAQKESWGREITWVILTRKNDRHSAQKAFDLGVDDFVAKPTSADIFAAKLRQLVERRVARGGGRGVAGSLAEMSIPDMVQVLWHGRKTCALRIQTGKSTGEIHFAEGQIVDARWEQVFGEEAFYRMLALHEGEFRLEPGVEPSGRTIAVSPEALLLEGMRRLDEGMLHAP, encoded by the coding sequence ATGTCCGTGCACGGCACCAACCAGCGTGTCGCTGATCGCCTGCTCTCCGAGGGCCGGATCGGGGCCGAAGAGCATCGGCGCGCCGTGGAGCACGCGAGCCGTCAGCGCGGCCGGATCGAGGACTCTCTCGTCGAGCTCGACATCATGCCCGAGGGAGATCTCCTCAAGTACGTCGCGACGCTGCACAACACGCGGTTCGTCTCGACCGAAAAGCTCGCGAAGGCCGCGATCGAGCCGCGCGTGCTCGGGCGCGTGCTGCCGAAGACCGCGAAGATGCACGGCGTCTTCCCGGTGCTGCTCGACGAGGCGAAGTCCGTGCTCTCGGTCGTCACCGCGGATCCCGACAACGACGCTGCGATCCACGAGGTGAAGCTCGCGGCGGGCGTGCGCGAGGTGCGCGCGCTCGTGGCCCGGCCGGCGGCGGTGCGCGCTGCGATCGCGCGGCACTACTTCAAGGATCCTTCGGCCTTCGAGGCGCTCCTCCGTCCGGTCACGACAAACGTCACGACCGGCGATTTCATCGACATCGACCTCGGCCCTGCGCCCGCGCGACCTGCGACGGGGCCCATCCCGACGCCTGCCGCTTCGCCGCGCAATACGGCCGTGCAAGCGCCGCCGCCGCCGCGCGGGCCGATGCCGACGTCTCCCTCGGCGACCGGACAAACCAGCCCGTCTGGCGCGCGCGAGCAGACGCAGCCTTCGCCGAACGCGGGCAGCACGCAGCCCTCGGCGAACGGCGGGCATGCGCCGAACGCGGCGAACGCGCAGACGTCGCCGACGGGAGGACACCCGCCGCCCCCGCAGGCGCGCTCGCTGACGGCGACCACGCCTTCGCCCACGCCGCCGCCTCCGCCCGTCCCGGTCCTCACGCCGATCGAGACCCACGAGTACATCGAGACGCTCAACGTCCTCGTGAGCTTGCTCGAAGCGAACCGCCAGGATCTTCGCGGCCACTCGGCCGTCGTCGCGCGCCTCTGCCGCCGCACGTGCGAGCGCATCGGCCTCGCGCCTGCCCACGTCGCGGCGTTCGTCGTCGCGGCCTACCTGCACGATCTCGGCAAGATGGGCGCGTATCACCTCACCGCGCTGAACGTCGCGGAGTACGAGGGCCACCGCGTCGCGGGCCTCAAGGCCGTCGCGCTCCCGGCGCAGCTCATGGGATCGGTCGGCTTGCCCGCGGAGACCGTGGCTGCGCTTCAGGCCATGTACGAGCGGTACGACGGCCGCGGCTTGCCGCATGGCCTCGCGGGCAAGGAGATCCCGCTTGGCGCGCGGATCCTCGCCGTCGCGGACACCTACGCCGACCTCACGCAGAACCCGCGCAACCCGTTCCGCAAGATCCTCCGCCCGGCCGAGGCGTGTGACGTGCTCGCTGGGTATCGCGGCACCGTCTTCGATCCGAACATCGTCGACCTCTTCCGGCACGAGGTCACGGGCGACGACATGCGCGCGCGGCTTTTGTCCGAGCGGTACACCGTGCTCGTCATCGATCCGGATCCCGAGGAGACCACGGTGCTCGAACTCCGGCTCATCGAGCAGGGCTTCGAGGTGCGCGTCGCGCGGACCGTGGCGCAGGCGTGGCGCGAGCTCGAGGGCGGCGAGATCGCGGCCGTCGTCAGCGAGATCGACCTCGAAGAGCCGGAGATGGGCCTCGCGCTTCGTGCCGATGCGCAGAAGGAATCGTGGGGACGCGAGATCACGTGGGTGATCCTCACGCGCAAGAACGACCGCCACAGCGCGCAGAAGGCCTTTGATCTCGGCGTCGACGATTTCGTCGCGAAGCCGACGTCCGCGGACATCTTTGCCGCGAAGTTACGTCAGCTCGTGGAGCGCCGCGTCGCGCGTGGCGGCGGGCGTGGCGTGGCGGGATCGCTCGCGGAGATGAGCATTCCGGACATGGTCCAGGTCCTCTGGCATGGCCGCAAGACGTGCGCGCTCCGGATCCAGACGGGCAAGAGCACGGGCGAGATCCACTTCGCCGAGGGGCAGATCGTGGACGCGCGCTGGGAGCAGGTCTTCGGTGAAGAAGCCTTCTACCGGATGCTCGCGCTGCACGAGGGCGAGTTCCGGCTCGAACCGGGCGTCGAGCCCTCGGGCCGCACGATCGCCGTCTCGCCCGAGGCGCTCTTGCTCGAAGGCATGCGCCGCCTCGACGAGGGCATGCTCCACGCTCCGTAA
- a CDS encoding DUF2330 domain-containing protein, which translates to MKLLRALALSLPFLVVPALYATDSNACGGCFISQQETTQVTGHRMVLSISNDRTTLWDQITYAGDPASFAWLLPIKGQVDIGLSSDAVFNALEQGTQVSVLSPSINCLPSDCVGAPNAGGDGSGGTGGGTGGVEVIAEEVVGPYATVQLSSQDPNALANWLLTNGYNIPPDIKPIVDAYVNEGFDFLALKLVPGQGINSMRPVRVTSLGALPVLPLRMVAAGTGAITPITLWVLAEGRYEPTNFPSFQIKAADLVWNWDTQSSNYKDIKQQSFDASGGKAWLVEAGEPLSRYWIEDSLKYTAEFDPENSGYGGDPMGPSALDECIEDLDALFGSIPENSLWVTRIHAELSRAALAADLTLGASNDQSYVERWLQVSNAVGTPPACPPPPDWCVDPGTEPGTDPDLNPWDNGFGVGNDDPNLGQGSGSCAVGGAASMPAALGLLGGAMLLSVARRRRRR; encoded by the coding sequence ATGAAGCTCCTTCGCGCCCTCGCCTTGTCGTTGCCTTTCCTCGTGGTGCCCGCCCTGTACGCGACCGATTCGAATGCGTGCGGCGGCTGTTTCATCAGCCAGCAGGAAACCACGCAGGTCACGGGCCACCGCATGGTCCTTTCGATCTCGAACGATCGCACGACCCTTTGGGATCAAATTACCTACGCGGGTGATCCCGCCTCGTTCGCCTGGCTCTTGCCGATCAAGGGGCAGGTCGACATCGGACTCTCGTCCGACGCCGTCTTCAACGCGCTCGAACAGGGCACCCAGGTCTCGGTCCTCTCGCCCTCGATCAACTGCCTCCCGTCGGACTGCGTGGGCGCGCCGAACGCTGGCGGGGACGGCAGCGGCGGCACCGGCGGCGGGACTGGGGGCGTCGAGGTCATCGCCGAGGAGGTCGTCGGCCCGTACGCGACCGTGCAGCTCTCGTCGCAGGATCCCAATGCGCTCGCGAACTGGCTGCTCACGAACGGCTACAACATCCCGCCCGACATCAAGCCGATCGTCGACGCGTACGTGAACGAGGGCTTCGACTTCCTGGCCCTCAAGCTCGTGCCCGGCCAGGGCATCAACTCGATGCGCCCCGTGCGTGTCACCTCGCTGGGCGCGCTCCCGGTCCTGCCGCTGCGCATGGTCGCCGCGGGCACGGGCGCGATCACGCCGATCACGTTGTGGGTCCTCGCCGAGGGCCGCTACGAGCCGACGAACTTCCCGAGCTTCCAGATCAAGGCCGCGGATCTCGTGTGGAACTGGGACACGCAGTCGAGCAACTACAAGGACATCAAGCAGCAGAGCTTCGACGCGTCGGGCGGCAAGGCGTGGCTCGTCGAGGCGGGCGAGCCGCTCTCGCGGTACTGGATCGAGGACAGCCTGAAGTACACGGCCGAGTTCGACCCGGAAAACAGCGGCTACGGCGGCGATCCGATGGGCCCGAGCGCGCTCGACGAGTGCATCGAGGACCTCGACGCGCTCTTCGGCTCGATCCCCGAGAACAGCCTCTGGGTGACCCGCATCCACGCCGAGCTCTCGCGGGCGGCGCTCGCGGCTGACCTCACGCTGGGCGCGTCGAACGACCAGTCGTACGTCGAGCGATGGCTCCAGGTCTCGAACGCCGTGGGCACGCCGCCCGCGTGCCCGCCGCCGCCGGACTGGTGCGTCGACCCGGGCACCGAGCCGGGCACCGACCCCGACCTGAACCCCTGGGACAACGGCTTCGGCGTGGGCAACGACGACCCGAACCTGGGCCAGGGCAGCGGGAGCTGCGCTGTCGGCGGCGCGGCGAGCATGCCCGCGGCGCTCGGGCTCCTCGGCGGCGCGATGCTCCTGTCCGTCGCGCGTCGCCGTCGACGTCGTTAG
- the panB gene encoding 3-methyl-2-oxobutanoate hydroxymethyltransferase: MYGPKGQSSGAGRPPAAPKKVTVPDIRARKASGPPIAMVTAYDFTMARLLDEGGADMLLVGDSLGMVVQGHPTTLPVTVEEICYHGRAVARGARRAHVVGDMPFMSFQVSSMQALENAGRMMKDGAFESVKLEGGEEIAEHVRRIVAAGIPVCGHIGLTPQSVHAMGGFKVQGKGEENAARLVRDAQALDEAGAYAIVLEAIPPDLAEEITAAVSVPTIGIGAGAGCDGQVLVCYDMLGMYPDLRPRFAKRFSEVGEQIMAATRAYVDEVQARTFPGAEHSFKPNGPRRITPPAEPAAAALEEIPPHWQTH, from the coding sequence ATGTACGGTCCCAAAGGTCAGAGCAGCGGCGCTGGTCGTCCGCCTGCAGCCCCGAAGAAGGTCACCGTTCCGGACATTCGCGCACGGAAGGCAAGTGGGCCGCCGATCGCGATGGTGACGGCCTACGACTTCACGATGGCGCGCCTCCTCGACGAGGGCGGCGCGGACATGCTGCTCGTCGGTGATTCGCTCGGCATGGTCGTGCAAGGGCACCCGACGACGTTGCCCGTGACGGTCGAGGAGATCTGCTACCACGGCCGCGCGGTCGCGCGCGGGGCGCGGCGGGCGCACGTGGTCGGGGACATGCCGTTCATGAGCTTCCAGGTCTCGTCCATGCAGGCCCTGGAGAACGCGGGCCGCATGATGAAGGACGGCGCGTTCGAGAGCGTGAAGCTCGAAGGCGGCGAGGAGATCGCCGAGCACGTGCGCCGCATCGTCGCGGCGGGCATCCCGGTGTGCGGGCACATCGGGCTCACGCCGCAGTCCGTGCACGCGATGGGCGGCTTCAAGGTGCAGGGCAAGGGCGAAGAGAACGCGGCGCGGCTCGTGCGCGACGCGCAGGCGCTCGACGAGGCCGGCGCCTACGCGATCGTGCTCGAAGCGATCCCGCCGGATCTCGCGGAGGAGATCACGGCGGCCGTGTCGGTCCCGACGATCGGCATCGGCGCGGGCGCGGGGTGTGATGGGCAGGTGCTCGTCTGTTACGACATGCTCGGCATGTACCCGGATCTGCGCCCGCGCTTCGCGAAGCGCTTCTCCGAGGTGGGCGAGCAGATCATGGCGGCGACGCGGGCGTACGTGGACGAGGTGCAAGCGCGCACGTTCCCGGGCGCCGAGCACAGCTTCAAGCCGAACGGCCCGCGCCGCATCACGCCGCCGGCCGAGCCTGCGGCGGCGGCGCTGGAAGAGATTCCTCCGCACTGGCAGACGCATTGA
- a CDS encoding vWA domain-containing protein has product MSFATIAALLVALLVGAPVAAHLLRRRQAEEQPFPPAKLVPATKPMARRRSMLEDRSLFVVRALSVLMLAVLGATPFVRCSRLGLARRDGASVALAIVIDDSLSMRAPLEGGAGGPGKRTKFERALASARELTTGLRSGDAVAVVLGGAPARVALASTTNMAAVTGALEGIEPSDRATDLEGALALARELLRSVPHADRRVVLLSDLADGAPNALPLGGGSDTTLWAPLPELVASGSDCAVTRADLRAGKVRARVVCSPDTRAAGEGAAGISASAGRAVELRAGGKVLTSAPLGAAVRAEEVALDVPEGAPEELTVGLTPGDAILEDDEAPVVPAGGALPIAVVVDVASTHVATGGPPPIEQALAAMHLDAEVRPLPAVPDHADELAAFAGLIVDDVPGFTPEGRRSLAAWVERGGVLLLTFGPRAATAPLGAGFDPLMPGVVRWGPSPSQGADATSAVFFGPSAEGLAKLSPDGRASFDPAAATNADVLARWDDGAPLLLRRSLGRGAVFALSLPLTVDESDFVLRPAFLALLDRFVGTARARGGARQIDVGDAFTFDGFKDVAIERLPVRAGEARRPIPVVEQDGRRRAVAPLQGRYEVRLDGERAVRVATVPEREIDLRPRRVIDAARAEELGGVVPSIDASPYVALGLLVLAVLELFLRAVGQKREGSASTPA; this is encoded by the coding sequence ATGAGCTTCGCGACGATCGCCGCGCTGCTCGTGGCGCTCCTCGTCGGCGCGCCGGTCGCGGCGCACCTGCTCCGGCGAAGGCAAGCCGAGGAGCAACCCTTCCCGCCCGCGAAGCTCGTGCCGGCGACGAAGCCGATGGCCCGGCGGCGGAGCATGCTGGAGGATCGCTCGCTCTTCGTGGTGCGGGCGCTCAGCGTGCTGATGCTCGCGGTGCTCGGCGCGACGCCGTTCGTGCGGTGCTCACGGCTCGGGCTAGCGCGGAGGGACGGGGCGTCGGTGGCGCTCGCGATCGTGATCGACGATTCGCTGAGCATGCGCGCGCCGCTGGAAGGCGGGGCAGGCGGGCCGGGGAAACGGACGAAGTTCGAGCGGGCACTCGCGTCGGCGCGCGAGCTCACGACGGGTTTGCGCAGCGGCGATGCGGTGGCCGTGGTCCTCGGGGGCGCGCCCGCGCGGGTGGCACTCGCGTCGACGACGAACATGGCGGCCGTGACGGGCGCGCTCGAGGGGATCGAGCCGTCCGATCGCGCGACCGATCTGGAAGGCGCGCTGGCCCTGGCGCGGGAGCTTTTGCGCAGCGTGCCGCACGCCGATCGGCGCGTGGTGCTGCTGAGCGATCTCGCGGACGGGGCGCCGAACGCGCTGCCCCTCGGCGGCGGCTCGGATACGACGCTCTGGGCGCCGCTGCCGGAGCTCGTGGCCTCGGGCAGCGATTGCGCGGTGACGCGGGCGGATCTGCGCGCGGGCAAGGTGCGGGCGCGTGTCGTGTGCAGCCCCGACACGCGGGCGGCGGGCGAGGGCGCGGCGGGGATCTCGGCCTCGGCAGGTCGGGCGGTGGAGCTGCGCGCCGGGGGCAAGGTGCTGACGTCGGCGCCGCTCGGGGCCGCGGTCCGCGCCGAGGAGGTCGCGCTCGACGTGCCGGAAGGCGCGCCGGAGGAGCTGACGGTCGGGCTGACGCCGGGCGACGCGATCCTGGAGGACGACGAGGCGCCGGTCGTGCCGGCCGGCGGAGCGCTGCCGATCGCGGTCGTGGTGGACGTGGCCTCGACCCACGTGGCGACAGGCGGGCCGCCGCCGATCGAGCAGGCGCTCGCGGCGATGCACCTCGACGCGGAGGTGCGTCCCCTGCCCGCGGTGCCGGACCACGCGGACGAGCTCGCGGCGTTCGCGGGGCTCATCGTGGACGACGTGCCGGGCTTCACGCCGGAAGGGCGGCGTTCGCTCGCCGCGTGGGTGGAGCGCGGGGGCGTGCTGCTCTTGACGTTCGGGCCGCGCGCGGCGACGGCCCCGCTCGGCGCAGGGTTCGACCCGCTCATGCCGGGCGTGGTGCGCTGGGGGCCGAGCCCGTCGCAGGGCGCCGATGCCACGAGCGCGGTGTTTTTCGGCCCGAGCGCGGAAGGCCTGGCGAAGCTCTCGCCCGATGGGCGCGCGTCCTTCGATCCGGCCGCCGCGACGAACGCGGACGTGCTCGCGCGCTGGGACGACGGCGCGCCGCTGCTGCTGCGCCGCTCGCTCGGCCGGGGCGCCGTCTTCGCGCTCTCGCTGCCGCTCACCGTGGACGAGAGCGATTTCGTGCTCCGGCCGGCCTTCCTGGCGCTGCTGGACCGGTTCGTGGGCACGGCGCGAGCGCGGGGCGGGGCGCGGCAGATCGACGTGGGCGACGCGTTCACGTTCGACGGGTTCAAGGACGTGGCCATCGAGCGATTGCCGGTGCGCGCGGGCGAGGCGCGGCGGCCGATCCCGGTCGTGGAGCAGGACGGCCGCCGTCGCGCCGTGGCGCCGCTGCAGGGCCGGTACGAGGTGCGGCTCGACGGCGAGCGCGCGGTGCGGGTCGCGACCGTGCCGGAGCGCGAGATCGATCTGCGGCCGCGGCGCGTGATCGACGCGGCGCGCGCCGAGGAGCTCGGCGGGGTCGTGCCCTCGATTGACGCGTCGCCTTATGTTGCGCTCGGGCTGCTCGTCCTCGCCGTGCTGGAGCTGTTCCTGCGCGCGGTGGGGCAAAAGCGCGAGGGTTCGGCGTCCACGCCAGCCTGA